In Thunnus thynnus chromosome 20, fThuThy2.1, whole genome shotgun sequence, a single window of DNA contains:
- the mrpl10 gene encoding large ribosomal subunit protein uL10m, whose translation MSERFGTEDIYQINCECSICSYRHFLKTVFLSDMAATLCAKLLPKQGWLPLTQSVRHGSKAVTRHKKPMHILKQKLLAVTQYIPPTRVVPPGAYPLDTNKGPIKESDLVLLMKKDLKNVFQDCKMVAVVQNNASSAEDMMILKHRLHKHNITVKFFPNQVIRSFLLESVYSNMAPLFIGPTVLFVCKEAKAKEMLSTLRSSPQMTLLGACIDNTLLSAQGVVSYSKLPSVSVVRGELVSGLTMLTSRTAAMLQRHPAHLSALLQQYVKQQSAEEAPKAEEAT comes from the exons ATGTCAGAGAGGTTTGGGACGGAAGATATCTACCAAATAAACTG TGAATGCAGCATTTGCAGCTATCGTCACTTCCTGAAAACCGTTTTCCTGTCAGACATGGCGGCGACCTTGTGTGCAAAATTACTACCGAAACAGG gatGGCTTCCCCTCACACAGAGTGTCCGGCACGGCTCCAAGGCTGTGACTCGCCACAAGAAGCCTATGCACATCCTGAAACAGAAGCTCCTGGCTGTCACTCAGTACATCCCTCCTACACGGGTGGTTCCTCCAGGAGCCTATCCATTAGACACCAACAAAGGCCCAATAAAG GAGAGCGATTTGGTTTTACTCATGAAGAAGGATTTGAAGAACGTGTTCCAGGACTGTAAGATGGTCGCTGTGGTTCAGAACAACGCCAGCAGCGCTGAGGACATGATGATCCTGAAGCACAGACTTCATAAACATAACATCACCGTCAAGTTCTTCCCCAACCAG GTGATACGGTCGTTCCTGCTGGAGAGTGTTTACTCCAACATGGCTCCTCTGTTCATCGGTCCAACGGTTCTGTTCGTGTGTAAAGAGGCGAAGGCGAAGGAGATGCTGTCGACTTTGAGATCCAGCCCACAGATGACGCTCCTCG GCGCCTGCATAGACAACACGCTGCTGAGTGCTCAGGGCGTGGTGAGCTACTCCAAACTGCCGTCGGTGTCCGTCGTCAGGGGCGAGCTGGTGAGCGGGCTGACGATGCTGACCTCGCGCACGGCCGCCATGCTGCAGCGACACCCGGCCCACCTGTCGGCGCTGCTGCAGCAGTACGTCAAACAGCAGAGCGCCGAGGAGGCTCCTAAAGCGGAGGAGGCCACGTAG
- the pnpo gene encoding pyridoxine-5'-phosphate oxidase translates to MRRYVSTNLTSMRRILSKDLLRHTSLFGRYLPSQTSLTFGRQSDFALKFTRKATSDRTSMDLSDMRKKYKGDEECFEESQLVSLDPVKQFGNWFDDATKCPAIGEANAMCISTATKDGRPSARMVLLKGYSNEGFRFFTNYESRKGNELESNPYACLVFYWEPLNRQIRIEGNVERIPYQSSCDYFHSRPKSSQIGAVVSRQSTPVPNRDYLRQKNAELEEKYKDTEVPMPDYWGGYIVKPYLIEFWQGQTNRLHDRIVFTKPKDGETELGEFQHAAEGDWVYQRLSP, encoded by the exons ATGCGCCGTTACGTCAGTACTAATTTGACAAGCATGAGGCGCATACTCAGTAAGGATTTATTGAGACATACCAGTTTATTTGGTAGATATCTTCCGTCCCAAACCTCTCTGACATTTGGCCGCCAGAGTGATTTTGCACTGAAATTCACCAGAAAAGCGACGAGTGACCGCACAAGCATGGACCTAAGTGACATGAGGAAGAAATACAAAGGAGACGAGGAG TGCTTCGAGGAGAGTCAGCTTGTGTCTCTGGATCCAGTCAAGCAATTTGGAAACTGGTTTGATGACGCCACAAAGTGCCCTGCAATTGGAGAGGCCAACGCTATGTGCATCTCCACGGCCACCAA AGACGGACGCCCATCTGCCCGCATGGTCCTCCTCAAAGGTTACAGCAACGAAGGTTTTAGATTCTTTACAAACTACGAGAGCCGGAAGGGTAATGAGCTG GAGAGTAATCCATATGCGTGTTTAGTCTTCTACTGGGAGCCTCTTAACCGACAG ATTCGTATTGAGGGCAACGTGGAGCGGATCCCCTATCAGAGCTCTTGTGATTACTTCCACTCACGACCAAAGAGCAGCCAGATCGGGGCCGTTGTGAGCAGACAAAGCACTCCTGTTCCCAACAGAGAT TATCTAAGGCAGAAAAATGCGGAACTAGAGGAGAAATACAAGGATACAGAAGTGCCTATGCCTGACTACTG GGGCGGCTACATCGTCAAGCCTTACTTGATCGAGTTCTGGCAGGGTCAGACCAACAGACTCCACGACCGCATCGTCTTCACCAAGCCGAAGGACGGAGAGACCGAGCTGGGAGAGTTTCAGCACGCCGCCGAGGGCGACTGGGTTTACCAGCGACTGTCTCCATGA